A section of the Sphaerobacter thermophilus DSM 20745 genome encodes:
- a CDS encoding hydrogenase expression protein HypE, with protein sequence MATPGAPSPTPTGQTPAVSDVHILWTSEGMSCDGDTVSITAATQPSLEDVLLGVIPGLPRVHLHNKVLAYETGEAFLEAFHQAARGELEPFILVVEGSIPNEEINGDGYWTSMGNDPATGEPITLNTWLDRLAPRAWAVVAIGTCATYGGIHAMAGNPTGCMGLADYLGWDFRSRAGIPIVNVPGCPVQPDNFMETLLWLLYQAAGQAPMIPLDDKLRPTWLFGKTVHEGCDRGGYYEQGDFALDYNSPKCQVKVGCWGPVVNCNVPKRGWMAGIGGCPNVGGICIACTMPGFPDKFMPFMDEPPGGVLSTALSGTYGTVIRRLRSITNDTVNKEPQWRRRGPALTSGYNPTWPR encoded by the coding sequence ATGGCTACGCCCGGTGCTCCCTCCCCGACGCCGACCGGTCAAACCCCCGCGGTTTCTGATGTCCACATCCTCTGGACCTCCGAGGGCATGAGTTGCGATGGCGACACGGTCTCGATCACGGCCGCCACGCAGCCGAGCCTCGAGGATGTGTTGCTCGGCGTCATTCCCGGTCTCCCGCGCGTGCACCTGCACAACAAGGTACTTGCCTACGAGACGGGTGAGGCCTTCCTCGAAGCGTTCCATCAGGCGGCGCGTGGCGAGTTGGAGCCCTTCATCCTGGTCGTCGAGGGCTCCATCCCCAACGAGGAGATCAACGGCGACGGCTACTGGACCTCGATGGGCAACGACCCGGCCACTGGTGAGCCGATCACTCTCAACACCTGGCTCGATCGCCTGGCGCCGCGCGCCTGGGCCGTGGTCGCCATCGGCACCTGCGCCACCTACGGCGGGATCCACGCCATGGCGGGCAACCCCACCGGCTGCATGGGCCTGGCCGACTACCTCGGCTGGGACTTCCGCTCGCGGGCGGGCATCCCGATCGTGAACGTGCCCGGCTGCCCGGTGCAGCCCGACAACTTCATGGAGACGCTCCTCTGGCTGCTGTACCAGGCTGCGGGGCAGGCACCGATGATCCCGCTCGACGACAAGCTCCGGCCGACCTGGCTCTTCGGCAAGACGGTCCATGAGGGGTGCGACCGGGGCGGCTACTACGAACAGGGCGACTTCGCGCTCGACTACAACTCGCCCAAGTGCCAGGTCAAGGTCGGCTGCTGGGGCCCGGTCGTAAACTGCAATGTCCCCAAGCGGGGGTGGATGGCCGGCATCGGCGGCTGCCCCAACGTAGGCGGCATCTGTATCGCCTGCACCATGCCGGGCTTCCCCGACAAGTTCATGCCGTTTATGGATGAGCCGCCCGGCGGCGTCCTCTCGACTGCGCTGAGCGGCACCTACGGCACCGTCATCCGCCGCCTGCGCAGCATCACAAACGACACCGTCAACAAGGAGCCGCAGTGGCGACGCCGGGGACCCGCGCTCACTAGCGGGTACAACCCGACCTGGCCACGCTAG
- a CDS encoding acetamidase/formamidase family protein: protein MPATIQRIAIDPTRPLAAQAETGHNRWHEDVAPVLVVDPGRTVVVETRDAFDGQLNPQSTAADVARLDLGPVHPLTGPIYVNGAAPGDLLEVKLLNIECDPWDAWGYTVEVPGFGFLRDLFPEPYIVHWNLYGDYAESPQLPGIRIHAAPFPGIAGLAPSAALREEIARREADLAARGGFVLLPDPTGAVPPSGPIAEQGLRTIPPRETGGNIDIKHLTPGVSMLLPVYVEGGLFSTGDVHFAQGDCEACGTAIEIRAALHLQFKVHKGEAARRGIRSPQFFRDDYFADPTLAVPRRFYATTGFSVTDGINESENLTMAARNALLAMIEYLGTRGYDPQQAYALCSVAVDLHVSQVVDVPNFIVSALLPLDIFI from the coding sequence ATGCCCGCCACGATCCAGCGCATCGCGATCGACCCCACGCGGCCGCTCGCCGCTCAGGCGGAGACGGGCCACAACCGATGGCATGAGGACGTCGCCCCCGTGCTCGTCGTCGACCCAGGGCGGACCGTGGTCGTCGAGACGCGCGACGCCTTCGATGGCCAGCTTAACCCGCAGTCCACCGCCGCCGACGTCGCCCGGCTGGACCTGGGGCCGGTCCACCCGCTCACCGGCCCGATCTACGTCAACGGCGCGGCACCCGGCGACTTGCTGGAGGTCAAGCTGCTCAACATCGAGTGCGACCCCTGGGATGCCTGGGGCTACACCGTCGAGGTGCCTGGCTTCGGCTTCCTCCGCGACCTCTTCCCCGAGCCATACATCGTCCACTGGAACCTCTACGGTGACTACGCCGAATCGCCGCAACTGCCGGGGATTCGCATCCACGCCGCTCCGTTCCCGGGCATCGCCGGGCTGGCGCCGTCCGCTGCGCTGCGGGAGGAGATCGCCCGACGTGAGGCGGACCTGGCGGCGCGCGGCGGGTTTGTCCTGCTGCCCGATCCCACCGGGGCGGTGCCGCCGAGCGGGCCGATCGCGGAGCAGGGGCTACGCACCATTCCCCCGCGCGAGACCGGCGGGAACATCGACATCAAGCACCTGACGCCCGGGGTGAGCATGCTGCTGCCCGTCTACGTTGAGGGCGGACTCTTCTCGACCGGCGACGTCCACTTTGCGCAGGGTGACTGTGAAGCATGCGGGACGGCCATCGAGATCCGCGCCGCACTGCACCTGCAGTTCAAGGTTCACAAGGGTGAGGCGGCGCGGCGTGGTATTCGCTCGCCCCAGTTCTTCCGGGACGACTACTTCGCCGACCCGACACTGGCGGTGCCGCGGCGTTTCTACGCCACGACGGGGTTCTCGGTCACCGACGGGATCAACGAGTCGGAGAATCTCACGATGGCGGCGCGGAATGCACTGCTGGCGATGATCGAGTACCTGGGCACGCGTGGCTACGACCCGCAGCAGGCGTACGCGCTCTGTAGTGTGGCGGTCGACCTCCACGTGAGTCAGGTGGTCGATGTGCCGAACTTCATCGTCTCGGCGCTGCTGCCGCTCGACATCTTCATCTGA